One Actinomycetota bacterium DNA segment encodes these proteins:
- a CDS encoding dienelactone hydrolase family protein produces the protein MGDTVEFRSNGNNARGYLATPVQGAAPGIIVVQEWWGLNSQIKGVCDRLAGEGFTALAPDLYHGELAGHAEMDRAAELLNRMPVDRAARDMSGAVDYLAGHDAVRGDGVGALGFCMGGNLVLLLAAKRPDKVTAVVSYYGVVPNPDELDVAGLTAAVQGHYATSDGFMPTEAARGVERRLNDAGADCQFHYYDAGHAFANEENPIGTYHEEHARTAWVRTLEFLRARLG, from the coding sequence ATGGGCGACACGGTGGAGTTCCGGAGCAACGGCAACAACGCGCGCGGCTACCTGGCCACGCCGGTCCAGGGCGCGGCGCCCGGGATCATCGTGGTGCAGGAGTGGTGGGGCCTGAACTCCCAGATCAAGGGCGTGTGCGACCGCCTGGCGGGGGAGGGCTTCACCGCCCTGGCGCCCGATCTCTACCACGGCGAGCTGGCCGGGCACGCCGAGATGGACCGGGCCGCGGAGCTCCTCAACAGGATGCCGGTCGACCGCGCCGCACGCGACATGTCGGGGGCGGTGGACTACCTGGCCGGCCACGACGCGGTGCGGGGCGACGGCGTGGGCGCGTTGGGGTTCTGCATGGGCGGCAACCTCGTGCTGCTGCTCGCGGCGAAGCGGCCCGACAAGGTGACGGCCGTGGTCTCCTACTACGGCGTGGTCCCGAACCCCGACGAGCTCGACGTCGCCGGCCTCACGGCGGCGGTGCAGGGTCACTACGCCACCTCGGACGGCTTCATGCCCACCGAAGCGGCCCGCGGCGTCGAACGGCGGCTGAACGACGCAGGCGCGGACTGCCAGTTCCACTACTACGACGCGGGACACGCCTTCGCCAACGAAGAGAACCCGATCGGCACGTACCACGAGGAGCACGCCCGCACCGCCTGGGTGCGCACGCTCGAGTTCCTGCGCGCCCGTCTCGGGTGA